The following proteins are encoded in a genomic region of Terriglobia bacterium:
- a CDS encoding sigma-70 family RNA polymerase sigma factor has translation MATAQCMDFHQFNETYLHELRAQDVTTEAHFVAYFSKILHNKLRRRLMCPEHIKDVQQETLLRAWAAVRAEGGIRQPERFGAFVSSVCNNILRESYRSRARIKPLDDLQRDPTDQSLTPDGMLLAEETKLQVQRVLAKLPAKDQKILRAVFFEQRDKNEVCMELGVSREYLRVLLHRAKQQFVAEYNQLDRAPRSKVTLIRMQPKTIRHAHRARSTDSNTLRHCC, from the coding sequence ATGGCCACCGCACAATGCATGGATTTTCATCAGTTCAATGAAACATACCTGCACGAACTCAGGGCGCAGGATGTAACCACCGAAGCCCACTTTGTGGCATATTTCAGCAAAATCCTCCATAACAAGCTGCGCCGCCGGTTGATGTGTCCGGAGCACATCAAGGACGTGCAGCAGGAAACCCTGTTGCGGGCCTGGGCGGCGGTGCGTGCCGAAGGCGGCATTCGCCAACCGGAACGGTTCGGCGCTTTTGTGAGTTCGGTCTGCAACAACATACTCCGCGAATCGTACCGCTCGCGCGCCCGGATAAAGCCTCTGGATGACCTGCAGCGCGATCCCACGGACCAATCCCTGACGCCGGACGGCATGCTTCTGGCGGAAGAAACCAAGCTGCAGGTACAGCGGGTGCTGGCAAAACTTCCAGCCAAAGACCAGAAGATACTGCGGGCGGTTTTCTTTGAACAACGAGACAAAAATGAAGTGTGCATGGAACTGGGCGTAAGCCGGGAGTATTTGCGTGTGCTGCTTCACAGGGCAAAGCAGCAATTTGTGGCGGAGTACAATCAGTTGGACCGGGCTCCCAGAAGCAAAGTCACGTTGATCAGGATGCAGCCCAAGACCATCCGGCACGCGCACAGAGCGCGTT